One part of the Kryptolebias marmoratus isolate JLee-2015 linkage group LG2, ASM164957v2, whole genome shotgun sequence genome encodes these proteins:
- the LOC108244677 gene encoding galectin-4: MSSRDRGFVSSPAAAMFVAPAGYQPVYHPNIPYLGPINGGLRDGVSIYIQGATPKDITRFFINLLCGDSESSDIALHFNPRFDGWDKVVFNSRQDGSWGSEEKIRSMPFSKGKTFEMVVTISSQGYQIKVNGKDFFTFPHRMPVERVRSIQVSGDVSIQTINIMGGGCHGGVGGGIGGGYPGGDMGGGYPGCPGGNIGGGFPGSHLPGMDGQPVYNPPVPYRNMIPGGMYPKRTIIIRGMVPYGATRMGFNFVVSRSQDIAFHMNPRVKEGVVVRNSRTGGKWGTEDRELSKNPFMEGQYFDMSIRCGNQKFKVFVNEQHLFDFSHRTSFCEIDKLEIEGDVQISYIQF, from the exons ATGTCCAGCAGGGATCGGGGTTTCGTCTCgtctccagctgctgccatgtttgttgCTCCTGCAGGATATCAGCCCGTTTACCACCCA AATATTCCTTATCTTGGTCCCATTAATGGGGGTCTGAGGGACGGGGTGTCCATCTACATCCAGGGCGCCACGCCTAAAGACATCACCAG GTTCTTCATCAACCTCCTCTGTGGAGACTCAGAGTCCAGCGACATCGCGCTGCACTTCAACCCTCGCTTCGACGGCTGGGACAAAGTGGTTTTCAACTCCCGTCAGGATGGGTCCTGGGGGTCGGAGGAGAAGATCCGCAGCATGCCCTTCTCCAAGGGCAAGACCTTTGAAATGGTCGTCACGATCAGCTCGCAGGGATACCAG ATTAAAGTCAACGGGAAGGACTTCTTCACGTTTCCGCACCGTATGCCTGTGGAGCGAGTTCGTTCCATCCAGGTTTCAGGAGATGTTTCCATCCAAACGATTAACATCATGGGG GGTGGCTGTCATGGTGGCGTAGGAGGAGGAATTGGA GGAGGATATCCAGGAGGTGACATGGGG GGAGGATATCCAGGATGCCCCGGAGGCAACATCGGg GGAGGATTTCCAGGATCACATCTGCCG GGGATGGATGGACAACCAGTCTACAACCCG cCTGTGCCGTACCGCAATATGATCCCAGGAGGGATGTACCCTAAGAGGACCATCATCATCAGAGGCATGGTTCCTTATGGAGccaccag AATGGGGTTCAACTTTGTGGTGAGTCGATCCCAAGACATCGCCTTCCACATGAACCCCAGAGTGAAGGAAGGCGTCGTGGTGAGAAACAGCCGGACTGGAGGGAAGTGGGGCACCGAGGACCGAGAGCTCAGCAAGAACCCCTTCATGGAGGGACAGTACTTTGAT ATGTCGATTCGTTGTGGGAACCAGAAGTTTAAGGTGTTCGTGAACGAGCAGCATCTGTTCGACTTCTCCCACCGAACATCCTTCTGTGAGATCGACAAGCTGGAGATCGAAGGCGACGTTCAGATCTCCTACATCCAATTCTGA